A window from Photobacterium sp. DA100 encodes these proteins:
- a CDS encoding linear amide C-N hydrolase, producing MCSSLGVMSAGQSVLGVNYDFQFGHGMVVINPRRLQKWSELPQGGVFRWQSLYGSATLVQFGCELPSGGINESGLSLHLLEQRDAAYPPLAATDTVLGELQWIQYQLDVSQSVDDVVASLDTVKVHSQFIPLHYVVADSFGQGAVIEFVRGQVEVTRFREGQPLVLTNHSLSSSRQHDQSQASRTDDNSSFSRYCRLSTYSLSYCNGVEPESFVSIGLDRVAIAGKFWDPMLHLFRGASSFRTCWQVLFLPATKEMKFRRYENGKGFNLSLERWDFSALDKRLSSDFSCLQTGGDKPEFSSYSLKDNRRIVTKTYRPYRRHFPAQAVEDIARYPDEFMLSAE from the coding sequence ATGTGTTCTTCGTTGGGGGTAATGTCAGCCGGACAGTCAGTATTGGGTGTGAATTATGATTTTCAGTTTGGCCATGGGATGGTGGTGATCAACCCGCGCAGGTTGCAAAAATGGAGTGAGTTACCCCAAGGTGGAGTGTTCCGCTGGCAGAGTCTCTACGGCTCTGCCACGTTAGTACAGTTTGGCTGTGAGTTGCCGAGCGGAGGGATCAATGAATCGGGGCTGAGTCTTCATCTGCTCGAGCAGCGAGATGCCGCGTATCCGCCACTGGCCGCTACGGATACTGTGCTGGGGGAGTTGCAGTGGATTCAATACCAATTAGATGTTAGCCAAAGCGTTGATGATGTCGTTGCGAGTTTGGATACTGTTAAAGTTCATAGCCAATTTATTCCGTTGCATTACGTTGTCGCGGACAGTTTTGGCCAGGGGGCCGTGATTGAGTTTGTTCGCGGCCAGGTCGAAGTGACCCGGTTCAGGGAGGGGCAACCCTTGGTGCTTACCAATCATAGCCTGTCAAGCAGCCGCCAGCACGACCAGAGCCAAGCGAGCAGGACTGATGATAACAGCTCTTTTTCCCGCTATTGCCGGTTGAGTACGTACAGCCTGTCTTATTGCAACGGCGTGGAGCCTGAGTCATTTGTTTCGATAGGTCTTGACCGGGTGGCGATAGCCGGGAAGTTCTGGGACCCGATGTTGCATTTATTTCGCGGTGCGAGCAGTTTCAGAACCTGTTGGCAGGTGCTTTTTCTTCCCGCGACAAAGGAAATGAAGTTTAGGCGCTATGAAAATGGCAAAGGCTTTAATCTAAGCCTGGAACGGTGGGATTTTTCGGCATTGGATAAGCGATTGAGTAGTGATTTCTCTTGCTTGCAAACTGGCGGCGACAAGCCGGAATTTTCGTCTTATTCGTTAAAGGACAACCGGCGCATCGTGACCAAAACGTATCGGCCATACCGGCGACATTTTCCTGCTCAGGCCGTTGAAGACATTGCTCGCTACCCGGATGAATTTATGTTATCTGCGGAGTAA
- a CDS encoding histidine phosphatase family protein: MKLLFLVRHGKSQWGDPTLDDHERPLNNRGLKNIPKMIHRLNGWQQGPQLIVTSSALRAAQTAYLFAQGLECAPKLESNPKVYTESAFELMDIIHESSDVVDRLMLVGHNPAITMLAQMFGFKGDNIPTCGVAVFGFEVDCWQAIAEEQGTLFYYDYPKRPRPDSTSKDIG; encoded by the coding sequence ATGAAATTATTGTTTTTAGTCCGTCACGGTAAATCTCAATGGGGTGACCCCACCTTGGATGATCACGAGCGTCCTCTCAACAACCGTGGCCTGAAAAATATTCCCAAAATGATCCACCGCTTGAATGGCTGGCAGCAGGGCCCGCAGCTAATTGTCACCAGTTCTGCGCTGCGTGCCGCCCAAACGGCCTATTTGTTTGCACAGGGGCTGGAGTGTGCCCCCAAGCTCGAATCAAACCCTAAGGTTTATACCGAGTCGGCATTTGAACTGATGGATATCATCCACGAGAGCAGTGATGTGGTCGATCGCTTGATGCTGGTGGGCCATAACCCGGCCATTACCATGCTCGCGCAAATGTTCGGCTTCAAAGGTGACAACATCCCCACCTGTGGTGTGGCAGTGTTTGGTTTCGAGGTTGATTGCTGGCAGGCCATTGCCGAAGAGCAGGGAACCTTGTTCTATTATGATTACCCCAAGCGGCCCCGGCCAGATAGCACGTCGAAAGATATCGGGTGA
- the tsgA gene encoding MFS transporter TsgA — protein MNNKMTLTVISFLANFIMAGFATQFGMLIQPIADAFGANVNEVASIFSLLNGGALAGTIAAFFLIEKIGIKRITVLCYGAIALAALSLYAAPSLFIVMLCMTVIGFCGGVGLCIAGTIVVSVWKDKIQSTILVVQDATFNIAGVVFPMITTYALTNAMNWSISYLSVGVVALATMFVALLTNFNQCSGDSSTEQEAKSEWNFGIISGGVGLFLGMLALYTFLTWAPMFVQTKFDIPFEQAGNIITQYWSAALIGALVSTVIVSRVKIQYFLLTIISVAMVLTGVIVVTEKLELISYLTYGYGFACAALYNAFIAYGVSFVRNATSKNVSYILISGSAGAMFSPAISSVMESVVGLQTVMYSIPVIYAVIVAMLVASVKYKTADASQAQAA, from the coding sequence ATGAATAATAAAATGACACTCACCGTGATTAGCTTCCTCGCCAACTTCATTATGGCAGGCTTCGCCACCCAGTTCGGCATGCTGATCCAACCTATCGCCGATGCATTCGGCGCCAATGTAAACGAAGTCGCATCGATTTTCTCGCTGCTAAACGGGGGGGCACTGGCCGGTACCATTGCGGCTTTCTTCCTGATTGAAAAGATAGGCATCAAGCGTATCACTGTCCTGTGCTACGGCGCGATTGCACTGGCCGCTTTGAGTTTATACGCAGCACCCTCGCTATTTATCGTAATGCTCTGCATGACAGTGATCGGTTTTTGTGGCGGCGTCGGTCTTTGTATTGCAGGTACTATCGTGGTGTCGGTATGGAAAGACAAAATCCAAAGCACGATCCTAGTCGTGCAGGATGCCACCTTTAACATTGCCGGTGTCGTGTTCCCGATGATCACCACCTATGCATTGACCAACGCAATGAACTGGAGCATCAGCTACCTCAGCGTCGGGGTTGTGGCTCTGGCGACCATGTTTGTTGCCCTACTGACAAACTTCAACCAATGCAGCGGTGACAGCAGCACAGAGCAAGAAGCGAAATCAGAATGGAACTTCGGCATCATCAGTGGCGGTGTGGGCCTGTTCCTTGGCATGCTGGCGCTGTATACCTTCCTGACATGGGCTCCGATGTTCGTGCAGACGAAATTCGATATCCCATTCGAGCAAGCTGGCAATATCATCACGCAATACTGGTCGGCGGCACTGATCGGTGCACTGGTTTCGACTGTGATTGTGTCCCGGGTGAAGATCCAATATTTCCTGCTGACCATCATTTCTGTCGCGATGGTGCTGACCGGCGTTATCGTTGTCACGGAGAAGCTGGAGTTGATCTCTTACCTCACATACGGCTACGGCTTTGCCTGTGCGGCGCTGTACAACGCATTTATCGCTTATGGTGTGTCTTTCGTACGTAATGCAACTAGCAAAAACGTTTCTTACATCTTGATCAGCGGCAGTGCCGGTGCAATGTTTAGCCCGGCAATCAGCTCGGTCATGGAGAGCGTGGTCGGTCTACAAACGGTAATGTACTCGATTCCGGTGATTTACGCGGTGATTGTTGCCATGCTGGTGGCTTCGGTGAAATACAAAACCGCCGACGCGAGCCAAGCGCAAGCGGCCTAA
- the deoD gene encoding purine-nucleoside phosphorylase, with protein sequence MTAHIAGSAEDFASTVIMPGDPLRAKYIAETYLEDAKLVTDIRNMLGYTGYYKGQRISVMGHGMGIPSMVLYGHELINDFGVKRIIRIGSVGATQKDVHMRDVILAQAAGTDSPTNAKRSSGYHMATSATFELLHNAYLSATEKGIDVKVGNVFTGDLYYDPDEDLIPALERFGVLGVDMEVAGLYGLAHQHGIESLAILTVSDHCITGEETTAEERQLSFNNMIEIALETAIKA encoded by the coding sequence ATGACTGCTCATATCGCAGGTTCTGCAGAAGATTTTGCTTCAACCGTAATCATGCCGGGCGATCCGCTACGCGCTAAATACATAGCTGAAACTTACCTCGAAGATGCCAAGCTGGTGACGGATATCCGCAACATGCTTGGCTATACCGGCTACTACAAAGGCCAGCGTATCTCTGTCATGGGCCACGGCATGGGTATTCCCTCGATGGTGCTATACGGCCACGAACTCATCAATGACTTCGGCGTCAAACGCATCATCCGTATCGGTAGCGTGGGCGCAACGCAGAAAGATGTACACATGCGCGATGTGATTCTGGCCCAGGCGGCAGGCACCGACTCTCCGACCAACGCCAAGCGCAGCAGCGGTTACCACATGGCGACGTCGGCAACCTTTGAACTGCTGCACAATGCCTACCTGTCAGCGACAGAGAAGGGCATTGATGTCAAAGTCGGTAACGTGTTTACTGGTGATCTTTATTACGATCCAGATGAAGATCTGATCCCGGCCCTGGAGCGCTTCGGGGTACTGGGTGTCGATATGGAAGTGGCGGGTCTGTACGGCCTTGCGCACCAGCATGGCATCGAGTCGCTGGCGATCCTCACTGTGTCTGACCATTGCATCACGGGCGAAGAGACCACGGCGGAAGAGCGCCAGCTGTCGTTCAATAACATGATTGAAATTGCGCTGGAAACCGCAATTAAGGCTTAA
- a CDS encoding amino acid permease, whose protein sequence is MSESLRGTIGKFALLSMTFAAVFNVRNIVNNNIELGLSSAPIFLLATVVYFIPFVFIIAEFVSANKNSESGMYDWLKKPLGTKAAYLGSFLYWFVNLFWFVSLLPNVIAYASYAMLGYEYTFSPMVTSLISIVLFAAATHISTKGASWLGKISEIVAYGVFALFGIYVLGALMALSGDYTPAQPITMEAMSPTINWATLGIMCWIFQAAGGAETAAAYLNDVKGGHKSFIKVIIAAGIAIGAMYAVGSLLVNVFVAREDLTYAGGMVEIFTGMANYFEISQSLVGRFVGIVLFIAMFGSMMMWTAAPVKIHFSEIPKGVYGEKTTELNEHGVPVRAAWWQFAFVFVMLIVNGFGSESVQDMMNQAINLTAGTAMLPPIFIMAAYFVFRWKYDDTPRDFRMGSRKVGMAIVSVLIVIFVVSMTASAFPTGVNLVRAFFINVFMTAVFSAIAWWWISRFEKKQAGKLAVTEQETVITQ, encoded by the coding sequence ATGTCTGAATCCTTACGCGGCACGATTGGCAAATTTGCGTTGCTATCGATGACCTTTGCGGCAGTTTTCAACGTGCGCAACATCGTAAACAACAACATCGAGCTCGGCTTGAGCTCCGCGCCCATTTTCTTGCTGGCTACCGTGGTCTACTTTATCCCGTTCGTGTTCATTATTGCCGAGTTTGTATCGGCCAATAAGAACTCCGAGTCGGGAATGTACGACTGGCTGAAAAAACCTCTGGGCACCAAAGCGGCTTACCTTGGCTCTTTCCTTTACTGGTTCGTTAACCTGTTCTGGTTCGTATCGCTACTACCGAACGTTATCGCCTATGCGTCCTACGCTATGCTGGGTTACGAATACACCTTCTCGCCAATGGTCACCTCGCTGATCTCTATCGTTTTGTTTGCGGCGGCTACCCACATCTCCACCAAAGGGGCGTCTTGGCTGGGTAAAATCTCCGAGATAGTGGCCTACGGCGTATTCGCGTTGTTCGGCATCTATGTGCTTGGTGCTTTAATGGCACTGAGCGGCGACTATACGCCAGCCCAGCCAATCACCATGGAAGCCATGAGCCCGACCATCAACTGGGCAACGCTGGGTATTATGTGCTGGATCTTCCAGGCAGCAGGCGGCGCTGAAACAGCGGCAGCCTACCTCAACGACGTGAAAGGCGGCCACAAGTCATTCATCAAAGTCATCATTGCCGCGGGTATCGCAATCGGCGCGATGTACGCTGTGGGCTCATTGCTGGTCAACGTCTTCGTCGCCCGTGAAGATCTGACCTACGCCGGCGGTATGGTCGAAATCTTTACCGGTATGGCGAACTACTTCGAGATTTCCCAGTCTCTGGTTGGCCGCTTTGTCGGTATCGTTCTGTTCATCGCCATGTTCGGCTCGATGATGATGTGGACCGCAGCTCCGGTAAAAATCCACTTCTCTGAAATCCCGAAAGGCGTCTACGGCGAGAAAACCACTGAGCTTAACGAACACGGTGTACCTGTGCGCGCCGCATGGTGGCAGTTTGCCTTCGTATTTGTGATGCTTATCGTCAACGGCTTCGGCTCTGAGTCGGTACAGGACATGATGAACCAAGCCATCAACCTGACAGCCGGTACCGCAATGCTACCGCCAATCTTCATCATGGCGGCCTACTTTGTGTTCCGCTGGAAATACGATGACACCCCACGCGATTTCCGCATGGGCTCGCGCAAAGTCGGTATGGCAATTGTGTCGGTACTTATCGTTATCTTCGTGGTGAGCATGACCGCATCAGCCTTCCCAACTGGTGTTAACCTGGTCCGCGCGTTCTTCATCAATGTATTCATGACTGCGGTCTTCTCTGCCATTGCATGGTGGTGGATCTCCCGCTTTGAAAAAAAGCAGGCGGGCAAGCTGGCTGTTACTGAGCAGGAAACAGTCATCACTCAGTAA
- a CDS encoding Crp/Fnr family transcriptional regulator, translated as MQLQTLGKGRFESEWSQDKQLIEQTIRDCICTRRIFDENEKLLTQGEHVENLYLVDSGRISMGMTARNGKTFQLGTLECEQQLFGEMEFFTGYRCQMDIVPVEPVDVAIIDPQKLQRCLLEQPRLSLYFASAIAIDYQDTVEILTRRMLYPIAYNVAYDIYHQYLNDLPVDGFQKNYLEAERFATSDRVYRRAVKELENRGFIAKEKKGLRILDLDGLRAFVEG; from the coding sequence ATGCAACTACAAACCCTAGGCAAAGGACGTTTTGAATCGGAATGGAGTCAGGATAAACAGCTCATCGAACAGACGATTCGAGATTGTATCTGCACGCGCCGTATTTTCGATGAGAACGAAAAGCTCCTAACCCAAGGCGAACACGTTGAAAACCTGTATCTTGTCGACTCGGGAAGAATATCGATGGGCATGACAGCCCGTAACGGCAAGACCTTTCAGCTCGGGACTCTTGAGTGCGAACAACAGTTGTTCGGCGAGATGGAGTTCTTCACGGGATATCGGTGTCAGATGGATATTGTGCCTGTCGAACCGGTTGACGTTGCCATCATCGATCCCCAGAAGCTGCAACGCTGCCTGCTGGAGCAACCCCGCCTCTCGCTCTACTTTGCCAGTGCTATTGCCATCGATTACCAAGATACGGTAGAGATCCTGACCCGGCGCATGCTCTATCCCATTGCTTACAATGTGGCATATGACATCTATCACCAGTACCTAAATGATCTTCCCGTTGACGGCTTTCAAAAGAACTACCTTGAGGCTGAGCGGTTTGCGACCTCTGACCGCGTGTACCGGCGGGCGGTCAAAGAGCTGGAAAATAGAGGCTTTATCGCCAAGGAAAAGAAAGGGTTACGCATTCTTGATTTAGACGGCTTGCGCGCGTTCGTTGAGGGCTAG